The following coding sequences are from one Nilaparvata lugens isolate BPH chromosome 6, ASM1435652v1, whole genome shotgun sequence window:
- the LOC111052656 gene encoding sorting nexin-16 has product MSESSQSVSDTTSRLKKKVSCSSSDVHRPGEPNVNAHERFKKYSSSSVLPLPRDYNALAIEAPSTLNQVNIPIVGYEVMEERARFTVYKLRIEDKVFGDCWFVFRRYTDFVRLCSKLKDEYPKLNLSLPKKRWFGNNFDARFIEERIAGLQTFIDAITADEKLLVCSSVREFFCLDDPPSCTESNDESRATFEALEETVYHLRRMLIEKEEEVEIQKSVVKSLQTKSLEWALSVCDKTKDCAECNAKVFKSLAELQQTITASNYVSSSEKPSSSLSS; this is encoded by the exons ATGTCAGAGAGTAGTCAAAGTGTGTCTGATACAACATCTAGACTGAAGAAGAAAGTTTCCTGTTCATCTAGCGATGTACACAGACCTGGAGAGCCTAACGTCAATGCCCATGAGAG aTTCAAAAAGTATTCATCCTCGTCCGTTCTCCCTCTTCCAAGAGACTACAATGCTTTGGCGATTGAGGCGCCGTCTACTTTGAATCAAGTCAACATACCCATAGTTGGCTATGAGGTGATGGAAGAGAGAGCCAGGTTCACT GTATATAAACTGAGGATCGAAGATAAAGTCTTTGGAGATTGCTGGTTTGTTTTCAGAAGATACACAGATTTTGTGAGACTCTGCTCAAAA TTAAAGGACGAGTACCCCAAGTTGAACCTATCTTTACCGAAGAAAAGATGGTTCGGCAATAATTTCGATGCAAGGTTCATAGAGGAAAGAATAGCAGGACTGCAAACATTCATAGACGCCATCACTGCTGATGAAAAGCTGCTTGTCTGCTCGTCTGTGAGAGAATTCTTCTGTCTGGATGATCCTCCCTCTTGCACCGAATCTAATGATGAGTCTCGG GCAACATTTGAAGCATTGGAAGAAACAGTTTATCATTTGAGACGGATGCTAattgagaaggaggaagaagttGAGATTCAAAAGTCGGTCGTTAAATCCTTGCAAACGAAATCATTAGAATGGGCATTGAGTGTATG tgaTAAAACCAAAGATTGCGCAGAGTGCAATGCCAAAGTCTTCAAATCATTGGCGGAGTTACAGCAAACAATTACTGCTTCAAACTACGTCAGCTCATCAGAAAAGC